A genomic segment from Fusobacterium sp. encodes:
- the rd gene encoding rubredoxin: MKKYICEVCGYVYDPAVGDADHGIKAGTSFNDLPEDWTCPPCGADKHAFSELKEHDTNEIEKFMCEVCGYVYDPAVGDADHGIKAGTPFNSLPEDWTCPPCGADKHAFRKFKY, translated from the coding sequence ATGAAAAAATATATATGTGAAGTTTGTGGATATGTTTATGATCCTGCTGTTGGTGATGCAGATCACGGTATCAAAGCTGGAACTTCTTTTAATGATCTTCCAGAAGATTGGACCTGTCCTCCTTGTGGTGCTGACAAACATGCATTTTCTGAACTTAAAGAACATGATACTAATGAAATTGAGAAATTTATGTGTGAAGTTTGTGGATATGTTTATGATCCTGCTGTTGGTGATGCAGATCATGGTATCAAAGCTGGAACTCCTTTTAATAGTCTTCCAGAAGATTGGACTTGCCCTCCTTGTGGTGCTGACAAACATGCATTCAGAAAATTTAAATATTAA
- the kal gene encoding 3-aminobutyryl-CoA ammonia lyase — protein sequence MKSMIRLRMSSHDAHYGGNLVDGARMLQLFGDVATELLIQMDGDEGLFKAYDSVEFMAPVFAGDFIEAVGEIVNSGNSSRKMVFEARKVIVPRPDINDSAADVLEEPIIVCRASGTCVTPKDKQRKK from the coding sequence ATGAAATCAATGATCAGACTAAGAATGAGTTCTCATGATGCACATTATGGAGGAAATTTAGTTGATGGTGCTAGAATGTTGCAGTTATTTGGAGATGTTGCTACTGAACTTTTAATTCAAATGGATGGAGATGAAGGGTTATTTAAAGCATATGATAGTGTAGAGTTTATGGCTCCTGTGTTTGCTGGAGATTTTATAGAAGCTGTTGGTGAAATAGTAAATTCTGGAAACAGTTCAAGAAAAATGGTTTTTGAAGCTAGAAAAGTTATAGTTCCTAGACCAGATATCAATGATTCAGCTGCAGATGTTTTAGAGGAACCAATCATTGTATGCAGAGCTAGTGGAACTTGTGTAACTCCTAAAGACAAACAAAGAAAAAAATAG
- the kamE gene encoding lysine 5,6-aminomutase subunit beta, translating into MSGGLYSTDKKEFDKTLDLTQLRPYGDTMNDGKVQMSFTLPVPNNEKGVEAAIQLAKKMGFIDPAVSFSEALDKEFSFYVVYGATSYNVDYTNIKVQALEIDTMDMHECEEYIVENIGRNVVMIGASTGTDAHTVGIDAIMNMKGYAGHYGLERYKGVEAYNLGSQVTNEEFIQKAIELKADALIVSQTVTQKDVHIHNLTNLVELLEAEGLRDKVILIAGGARITNELAKELGYDAGFGPGKYADDVATYIVKEMVQRGMVKK; encoded by the coding sequence ATGTCTGGAGGTTTATATTCTACTGATAAAAAAGAATTTGATAAAACACTTGATCTTACACAGTTAAGACCATATGGAGATACAATGAATGATGGTAAGGTTCAAATGAGCTTTACTCTTCCAGTACCTAATAATGAAAAAGGTGTGGAAGCTGCTATACAATTAGCTAAAAAAATGGGATTCATAGATCCAGCTGTTTCTTTTTCAGAAGCATTAGATAAAGAATTTTCATTTTATGTAGTATATGGAGCTACATCATATAATGTAGACTATACTAATATAAAAGTACAAGCTTTAGAAATAGATACAATGGATATGCATGAATGTGAGGAATATATTGTTGAGAATATTGGAAGAAATGTAGTGATGATAGGAGCAAGTACTGGAACAGATGCTCATACAGTAGGAATTGATGCTATCATGAATATGAAAGGATATGCAGGACATTATGGACTTGAAAGATATAAAGGAGTAGAAGCTTACAATCTTGGAAGTCAGGTTACAAATGAAGAATTTATACAAAAAGCTATTGAATTAAAAGCTGATGCTTTGATAGTATCACAAACTGTAACTCAAAAAGATGTTCATATTCATAACTTAACTAACTTGGTTGAACTGCTAGAAGCTGAAGGGCTAAGAGATAAAGTTATCTTAATAGCTGGAGGAGCTAGAATTACTAATGAATTAGCAAAAGAGTTAGGATATGATGCTGGATTTGGTCCAGGAAAATATGCTGATGATGTTGCAACTTATATAGTAAAAGAAATGGTTCAAAGAGGGATGGTTAAGAAATAA
- the kce gene encoding 3-keto-5-aminohexanoate cleavage protein codes for MEKLIITAAICGAEVTKEQNPAVPYTVEEIVREAYGAYKAGASIIHLHVREDDGTPTQSKERFRECMDAIREKCPDAIIQPSTGGAVGMTDLERLQPTELKPEMATLDCGTCNFGGDEVFTNTENTIKNFGKIMIERGVKPEIEVFDKGMVDYAIKYAKQGFIKKPMHFDFVLGVQMAASARDLVFISESIPEGSTWTVAGIGRHEFPMAAMAIAMGGHVRVGFEDNVYIEKGVLAKSNGELVEKVVRLAKELGREVATPDEARKILGLKK; via the coding sequence ATGGAAAAATTAATAATTACAGCGGCTATATGCGGAGCTGAAGTAACTAAAGAACAAAATCCAGCGGTTCCTTATACTGTAGAAGAGATAGTGAGAGAAGCATATGGAGCATATAAAGCAGGGGCTTCAATAATTCACCTGCATGTAAGAGAAGATGATGGGACTCCTACTCAGTCTAAAGAAAGATTCAGAGAATGTATGGATGCAATAAGAGAAAAATGTCCAGATGCAATAATCCAACCATCTACTGGTGGAGCAGTTGGAATGACAGATCTTGAAAGATTACAACCTACTGAATTAAAACCTGAAATGGCAACTTTAGATTGCGGAACTTGTAATTTTGGTGGAGATGAAGTTTTCACTAATACTGAAAATACTATTAAAAACTTTGGAAAAATAATGATTGAAAGAGGAGTGAAACCTGAAATTGAAGTTTTTGACAAAGGAATGGTAGATTATGCTATAAAATATGCAAAACAAGGATTTATCAAAAAACCTATGCATTTTGACTTTGTTTTAGGAGTTCAAATGGCAGCAAGTGCAAGAGATCTTGTATTTATCAGTGAAAGTATTCCAGAAGGCTCTACATGGACAGTAGCTGGAATAGGAAGACATGAATTTCCAATGGCAGCAATGGCAATTGCTATGGGAGGACATGTGAGAGTTGGATTTGAAGATAATGTATACATTGAGAAAGGTGTACTTGCTAAATCAAATGGAGAACTTGTAGAAAAAGTTGTAAGATTGGCTAAAGAATTAGGAAGAGAAGTTGCTACTCCTGATGAGGCTAGAAAAATTTTAGGATTAAAAAAATAA
- the kamD gene encoding lysine 5,6-aminomutase subunit alpha has protein sequence MNSKLNLNWNLVDEARKSAKKIAADAQMFVDAHSTVTVERTICRLLGIDGIDEFEVPLPNVVVDFVKENGNISLGVAKYLGNAILETGLKPQEIAERVARKELDITKMKWHDDFEIKLALKEIAESNVERIRSNRAKREEYLNVYGDKKGPYIYVIVATGNIYEDVTQAVAAARQGADVIAVIRTTGQSLLDYVPYGATTEGFGGTMATQENFRIMRKALDEVGVELKRYIRLCNYCSGLCMPEIAAMGALERLDMMLNDALYGILFRDINMKRTLVDQFFSRVINGFAGVIINTGEDNYLTTADAIEEAHTVLASQFINEQFALVAGLPEEQMGLGHAFEIHPDTKNGFLLELAQAQMAREIFPKAPLKYMPPTKFMTGNIFKGHVQDALFNMVTIMTNQKVHLLGMLTEAIHTPFMSDRALSIENAKYIFNNMEDFGNDIEFKKDGIMVNRAKEVLEKAAELLKTIEGIGIFKTLEGGIFAGIKRPLDGGKGLAGVFEKDSSYFNPFIELMLGGNR, from the coding sequence ATGAATAGCAAACTAAATCTTAATTGGAATTTAGTAGATGAAGCTCGTAAGTCAGCTAAAAAAATTGCTGCTGACGCACAAATGTTTGTTGATGCCCACAGTACTGTTACTGTTGAAAGAACAATATGCAGATTATTAGGAATAGATGGTATTGATGAATTTGAAGTACCATTGCCAAATGTGGTGGTAGATTTTGTCAAAGAAAATGGGAACATTTCTTTAGGAGTTGCCAAATATTTAGGTAATGCAATACTTGAAACTGGATTAAAACCACAAGAAATAGCTGAAAGAGTAGCTAGAAAAGAATTAGATATAACAAAAATGAAATGGCATGATGACTTTGAAATTAAATTAGCTCTTAAAGAAATTGCAGAATCTAATGTAGAAAGAATAAGATCTAACAGAGCAAAAAGAGAAGAATACTTAAATGTATATGGAGATAAAAAAGGTCCTTACATTTATGTAATAGTTGCTACTGGAAATATCTATGAAGACGTTACACAAGCTGTAGCTGCTGCTAGACAAGGTGCAGATGTTATAGCAGTTATCAGAACTACTGGACAATCTCTATTAGATTATGTTCCATATGGAGCTACAACTGAAGGATTCGGAGGAACAATGGCTACTCAAGAAAACTTTAGAATCATGAGAAAAGCTCTTGATGAAGTTGGAGTAGAATTAAAAAGATACATAAGACTTTGTAACTATTGTTCAGGGCTTTGTATGCCTGAAATAGCTGCAATGGGAGCACTTGAAAGATTGGATATGATGCTGAATGATGCATTGTACGGAATTTTATTTAGAGACATCAATATGAAAAGAACTCTAGTAGACCAATTCTTCTCAAGAGTTATCAATGGATTTGCTGGAGTTATAATTAATACAGGAGAAGATAACTATTTAACTACAGCTGATGCTATTGAAGAAGCTCATACAGTTTTAGCTTCTCAATTTATTAATGAACAGTTTGCACTAGTTGCTGGATTGCCAGAAGAGCAAATGGGATTAGGACATGCATTTGAAATACATCCAGATACTAAAAATGGATTTTTACTTGAACTAGCTCAAGCTCAAATGGCTAGAGAAATATTCCCTAAAGCACCATTGAAATATATGCCACCTACAAAATTTATGACAGGAAATATTTTTAAAGGACACGTACAAGATGCTTTATTCAATATGGTAACTATCATGACTAATCAAAAAGTACATTTATTAGGAATGCTTACAGAAGCTATTCATACTCCATTTATGTCAGATAGGGCGCTTTCTATAGAAAATGCTAAGTATATATTTAATAACATGGAAGATTTTGGTAATGATATTGAATTCAAAAAAGATGGTATAATGGTAAATAGGGCTAAAGAGGTTCTTGAAAAAGCTGCTGAACTATTAAAAACTATAGAAGGAATTGGAATATTCAAGACTCTTGAAGGTGGAATTTTTGCTGGTATAAAAAGACCATTAGATGGAGGAAAGGGACTAGCTGGAGTATTTGAAAAAGATTCTAGTTACTTTAATCCATTTATAGAATTAATGCTTGGAGGTAATAGATAA
- the kamA gene encoding L-lysine 2,3-aminomutase, with amino-acid sequence MNTVNTRAKFFPNVTDEQWNDWHWQVKNRIESLEDLKKYITLSAEEEEGVKKTLETLRMAVTPYYFSLIDNNDPNCPVRKQAIPSIKEIHQAEADLLDPLHEDEDSPVPGLTHRYPDRVLLLITDMCSMYCRHCTRRRFAGASDDAMPMDRIDKAIEYIAKTPQVRDVLLSGGDALLVSDETLEYIISKLRAIPHVEIVRIGSRTPVVLPQRITPELVEMLKKYHPIWLNTHFNHPKEVTPESKKACELLANAGIPLGNQSVLLRGINDCVHVMKRLVHDLVKMRVRPYYIYQCDLSMGLEHFRTPVSKGIEIIEGLRGHTSGYAVPTFVVDAPGGGGKTPVMPQYVISQAPHKVVLRNFEGVITTYTEPVEYHDECQCEDCKADKTNTGVSKLLSGGAMAIEPKELDRHKRNEK; translated from the coding sequence ATGAACACAGTTAACACTAGAGCCAAATTTTTTCCAAATGTAACAGATGAGCAATGGAATGACTGGCATTGGCAAGTAAAAAATAGAATAGAGAGTTTAGAAGACCTTAAAAAATATATAACTTTAAGTGCAGAGGAAGAAGAAGGAGTTAAGAAAACTCTTGAAACTTTAAGAATGGCTGTTACTCCATATTATTTTTCATTGATAGATAATAATGATCCTAACTGTCCAGTTAGAAAACAGGCTATTCCTTCAATAAAAGAGATTCATCAAGCTGAAGCTGATCTTTTAGATCCATTACATGAAGATGAAGATTCTCCAGTTCCTGGATTAACTCACAGATATCCAGACAGAGTACTTTTATTAATAACTGATATGTGTTCAATGTATTGCAGACACTGCACTCGTAGAAGATTCGCTGGGGCAAGTGATGATGCAATGCCTATGGATAGAATAGATAAAGCTATTGAATATATAGCTAAGACTCCACAAGTAAGGGATGTCTTACTATCAGGAGGAGATGCTTTACTAGTTTCTGACGAAACTTTAGAATATATTATCAGCAAATTGAGAGCTATCCCTCATGTTGAAATAGTAAGAATTGGATCAAGAACTCCAGTTGTTCTTCCTCAAAGAATAACTCCTGAATTAGTTGAAATGTTGAAAAAGTATCATCCAATTTGGTTAAATACACATTTCAATCATCCAAAAGAAGTAACACCAGAATCTAAAAAAGCTTGTGAATTATTAGCTAATGCTGGAATTCCATTAGGGAATCAATCAGTTCTTTTAAGAGGAATAAATGATTGTGTGCATGTAATGAAGAGATTAGTTCATGATCTAGTAAAAATGAGAGTAAGACCTTATTACATTTATCAATGTGACCTTTCAATGGGGTTAGAGCATTTCAGAACTCCAGTTTCTAAAGGAATTGAAATTATTGAAGGATTAAGAGGACATACATCAGGATATGCTGTACCTACATTTGTAGTTGATGCACCTGGTGGTGGAGGAAAAACTCCAGTAATGCCTCAATATGTAATTTCTCAAGCTCCACATAAAGTTGTATTAAGAAATTTTGAAGGAGTTATTACTACTTATACTGAGCCAGTGGAATATCATGATGAATGTCAATGTGAAGATTGTAAAGCTGATAAAACAAATACTGGAGTATCAAAACTTCTTAGTGGTGGAGCTATGGCAATAGAACCAAAGGAACTTGACAGACATAAAAGAAATGAAAAATAA
- a CDS encoding SH3 domain-containing protein: MRLLKTALISLFMIGTAAFSFEGDASWTTVAIYDNEMPENIILNEKYNGGHPKVLDYVFVRTRTANLRDLPSTKGKIIKKFNYDAKLKALEKIYDYGNYWYKVETNNGETGYISSMVVRKRMFRFEKALDKINELENFITKEMEEGREIVSTNSYVPNPNNVDFKREKDKYGTSLDQNIVGWHGKERIFVPDRSILSIVEQGDKTSKVHVASIKEPLVVENRRISRNPKIDKDFRKVIAIDIENQNLIIFEKNEDEKWEIVSYVYSKTGIESELGFETPKGFFVAPMAKYIMPYNSEVGEKQGYARYAIRFSGGGYLHGTPINYEEDANREFFMRQKEKTLGTFTGTRKCVRTTEPHAKYLFEWMVKSPNKSRNEQVPSENVMFVIF; this comes from the coding sequence ATGAGACTTTTAAAAACAGCGTTGATTTCATTATTTATGATTGGAACTGCAGCTTTTTCCTTTGAAGGAGATGCCAGTTGGACTACAGTTGCAATATATGACAATGAGATGCCAGAGAACATTATTTTAAATGAAAAATATAATGGAGGTCATCCAAAAGTTTTGGACTATGTTTTTGTAAGAACAAGAACAGCAAATTTAAGAGATCTGCCAAGTACAAAAGGTAAAATTATAAAAAAGTTTAATTATGATGCTAAATTGAAAGCTTTAGAAAAAATATATGATTATGGAAATTATTGGTATAAAGTAGAAACTAATAATGGAGAAACAGGATATATTTCTTCTATGGTTGTAAGAAAAAGAATGTTTAGATTTGAAAAAGCTTTAGATAAAATAAATGAGCTTGAGAATTTTATTACAAAAGAGATGGAAGAGGGAAGAGAAATAGTCAGCACAAATTCTTATGTACCTAATCCTAATAATGTAGACTTCAAAAGAGAAAAAGATAAATATGGAACTTCTCTTGACCAAAATATAGTTGGTTGGCATGGAAAAGAGAGAATATTTGTTCCAGATAGATCAATACTTTCCATTGTAGAACAGGGAGATAAAACTTCAAAAGTACATGTTGCTTCAATAAAGGAACCTTTAGTTGTTGAAAATAGAAGAATATCTAGAAATCCTAAAATAGACAAAGATTTTAGAAAGGTTATAGCTATAGATATAGAAAATCAAAATCTTATAATTTTTGAAAAAAATGAAGATGAAAAATGGGAAATAGTATCATATGTATATAGCAAAACAGGAATAGAAAGTGAATTAGGATTTGAAACTCCAAAAGGATTTTTTGTAGCTCCAATGGCAAAATATATAATGCCATATAATAGTGAAGTAGGAGAAAAACAAGGGTATGCAAGATATGCTATTAGATTTTCTGGTGGAGGATATCTTCATGGAACACCTATAAATTATGAGGAAGATGCTAATAGAGAATTTTTTATGAGGCAGAAAGAAAAAACTTTAGGAACATTTACAGGGACTAGAAAATGTGTAAGAACTACAGAACCTCATGCAAAATATCTTTTTGAATGGATGGTAAAAAGTCCAAATAAAAGCAGAAATGAACAGGTTCCTAGTGAAAATGTGATGTTTGTTATTTTCTAA
- a CDS encoding MutS-related protein, with amino-acid sequence MRFIDDKSLERLGFRKLLTRTETLSPYGKTKLKKLKNYLKGEEQLLEEEFIKMEVFINFSEENKNLIRDIEGIIHRLKDIKAVINNCLKENILDDIDLFEIKVQALLMEELNLLLKKLPEELKNFDLESMKEMIDALDPDKDRLPTFYVYDSYSPALKMVRNKKKDVEKKIFAAKSFEEVSQLKEERLEILVEEEREELEVRRQLTSILLKKAEGFLKNIDKIGNLDFLMAKVRFAKTYGGIRPEISMDNEIDVTGLVNIEVRELLEAKSKTFTPIDVKLKSGVTIITGANMGGKSVALKSITENLLLFHMGFFVIAEKAKFPLVDFVFFISDDMQDISKGLSTFGAEIMKLKEVNIFLDLGTGFVVFDEFARGTNPKEGQKFVEALAKYLNDRPTISLMTTHFDGIVRDNMNHYQVVGLKNVDFENLRRKIELSKNSMELIQEYMDFRLEKADKAEVPKDALNIAKLIGIDKRFTKIILEEYIKED; translated from the coding sequence ATGAGATTTATAGATGACAAAAGTCTTGAGAGATTAGGATTTAGAAAACTTTTAACAAGAACTGAAACTCTTTCTCCTTATGGTAAAACTAAGTTGAAAAAACTTAAAAATTATTTAAAAGGAGAGGAACAACTTCTTGAAGAAGAATTTATAAAAATGGAAGTTTTTATAAATTTTTCTGAAGAAAATAAAAATCTGATAAGAGATATTGAAGGAATAATACATAGATTAAAAGATATCAAAGCGGTTATAAATAACTGTTTAAAGGAAAATATATTAGATGATATAGATCTTTTTGAAATAAAAGTACAGGCTCTTTTAATGGAAGAATTAAATCTTTTGTTAAAAAAATTGCCAGAAGAATTAAAGAACTTTGATCTGGAAAGCATGAAAGAGATGATTGACGCTCTAGATCCAGATAAAGATAGATTACCTACTTTTTATGTTTATGACAGTTATTCACCTGCACTTAAAATGGTGAGAAATAAGAAAAAAGATGTAGAAAAAAAAATATTTGCTGCAAAAAGTTTTGAAGAAGTATCACAACTAAAAGAAGAGAGATTAGAGATACTTGTAGAAGAAGAAAGAGAAGAGCTGGAAGTGAGAAGACAGCTTACATCTATCTTATTAAAAAAAGCAGAGGGATTTTTAAAAAATATAGATAAAATAGGGAATCTAGATTTTTTAATGGCTAAAGTCAGATTTGCAAAAACTTATGGAGGTATCAGGCCTGAAATATCTATGGATAATGAAATAGATGTTACTGGACTGGTAAATATAGAAGTAAGAGAATTGTTAGAAGCTAAAAGCAAAACTTTTACTCCAATTGATGTGAAATTAAAGTCAGGAGTTACTATAATAACAGGAGCAAATATGGGAGGTAAGAGTGTCGCATTAAAATCAATAACAGAAAATCTTTTACTTTTTCATATGGGGTTCTTTGTTATTGCTGAGAAAGCAAAATTTCCACTTGTAGATTTCGTATTTTTTATATCAGATGACATGCAAGATATCTCTAAAGGATTAAGTACTTTTGGAGCTGAAATAATGAAGCTTAAAGAAGTAAATATATTTTTAGATTTAGGAACAGGCTTTGTAGTTTTTGATGAGTTTGCTAGAGGAACTAATCCAAAAGAGGGACAAAAGTTCGTAGAAGCTTTGGCTAAATATTTAAATGATAGACCTACCATATCACTTATGACCACACATTTTGATGGAATTGTAAGAGATAATATGAATCACTATCAAGTAGTAGGGTTAAAAAATGTAGATTTTGAAAATTTAAGAAGAAAAATAGAATTGAGTAAAAATTCTATGGAACTTATTCAAGAGTATATGGACTTCAGACTTGAAAAGGCGGACAAGGCGGAAGTACCTAAAGATGCTTTGAATATAGCAAAATTAATAGGAATAGATAAAAGATTTACAAAAATAATACTTGAAGAGTATATTAAGGAGGATTAA
- a CDS encoding cyclic nucleotide-binding domain-containing protein translates to MKDQFMDEYSTIFKVIEKTPLFSALSKEEIKEMLSLMTLKNYKKGEVIFKQDSSPNNIYIIENGIVKLFHRKDEIDFDIGTFTTGNCFGEVALIGILPYIGTAVAISELSVLQFSKISLHKLSKTNIMLFNKFLLNISREVCRRLYLIDKHLIKALEENSKFHNSIS, encoded by the coding sequence ATGAAAGATCAGTTTATGGATGAATACTCTACTATATTTAAAGTTATTGAAAAAACCCCTCTATTCAGTGCTCTTAGTAAAGAAGAAATAAAAGAAATGCTTTCATTGATGACTCTAAAAAACTATAAGAAAGGAGAAGTTATCTTTAAGCAAGATAGTTCTCCTAATAATATTTATATAATTGAAAATGGTATTGTTAAGCTTTTTCATCGAAAAGATGAAATTGATTTTGATATCGGAACTTTTACTACTGGAAATTGTTTTGGAGAAGTTGCACTTATTGGTATACTTCCATACATTGGAACTGCTGTTGCTATAAGTGAATTATCAGTGTTACAATTCTCTAAAATATCACTGCATAAACTATCTAAAACTAATATAATGTTATTTAATAAATTTCTTTTAAACATATCAAGAGAAGTATGCAGAAGACTTTATCTCATTGATAAACATCTCATTAAAGCACTAGAAGAAAATTCAAAATTTCATAATTCAATTTCATAA
- the kdd gene encoding L-erythro-3,5-diaminohexanoate dehydrogenase: MKKGCKYGTHRVIEPQGVLPQPALKINNDMNIYSNEILIDVIALNVDSASFTQIEEEAGHDVEKIKAKIKEIVGERGKMQNPVTGSGGMLIGTIEKIGDDLIGKTDLKVGDKIATLVSLSLTPLRIDEIVDVKPDIDRVEIKGKAILFESGIYAVLPDDMPETLALAALDVAGAPAQVAKLARPCQSVVILGSAGKSGMLCAYEAVKRVGPTGTVIGLVRNEKEAALLARVSDKIKIVIADATKPIEVLNAVLAANDGKEVDIAINCVNVQNTEMSTILPVKDLGIAYFFSMATSFTKAALGAEGVGKDVTMIVGNGYTKDHAAITLEELRESAVLREIFNELYV; the protein is encoded by the coding sequence ATGAAAAAAGGATGCAAATATGGAACACATAGAGTTATTGAACCACAAGGAGTTTTACCACAACCAGCTTTAAAAATAAATAATGATATGAATATATATTCAAATGAAATATTAATAGATGTAATAGCACTAAATGTTGATTCAGCTTCATTCACTCAAATTGAAGAAGAAGCTGGACATGATGTAGAAAAAATTAAAGCTAAAATAAAAGAAATTGTTGGTGAAAGAGGAAAAATGCAAAATCCTGTAACTGGATCAGGAGGAATGCTTATTGGAACAATTGAAAAAATTGGAGATGATCTGATTGGGAAAACTGATCTTAAGGTTGGAGATAAAATAGCTACTTTAGTTTCTTTGTCTCTTACTCCATTAAGGATAGATGAAATTGTCGATGTAAAACCAGACATTGATAGAGTAGAAATTAAAGGTAAAGCAATACTTTTTGAAAGTGGAATCTATGCAGTATTACCTGATGATATGCCTGAAACTTTAGCACTTGCTGCTCTAGATGTAGCTGGAGCACCAGCACAAGTAGCTAAATTAGCTAGACCTTGTCAATCAGTTGTTATTCTTGGATCAGCTGGAAAATCAGGAATGCTTTGTGCATATGAAGCAGTAAAAAGAGTGGGACCTACTGGAACAGTAATTGGATTAGTAAGAAATGAAAAAGAAGCTGCTCTATTAGCTAGAGTAAGTGATAAAATAAAAATAGTTATTGCTGATGCAACAAAACCAATTGAAGTATTAAATGCTGTGTTAGCTGCTAATGATGGTAAGGAAGTAGATATTGCTATTAACTGTGTAAATGTACAAAATACAGAAATGTCAACAATTTTACCAGTTAAAGATTTAGGAATAGCTTATTTCTTCTCTATGGCAACTTCATTCACTAAAGCTGCTCTAGGAGCTGAAGGTGTAGGAAAAGATGTTACTATGATAGTAGGAAATGGATATACTAAAGACCACGCTGCAATTACTTTAGAAGAATTGAGAGAAAGCGCTGTATTGAGAGAAATATTTAACGAATTATATGTTTAA